The following proteins are co-located in the Dyadobacter chenwenxiniae genome:
- a CDS encoding tetratricopeptide repeat protein — translation MKEFFFWKVWSPSERRMTAAAFLVLLLALIFFAVKSIDPLGNVIRWNVISELSETTAVVDVLQLGEWQYGVSTPSHLVTESFMASVMETDFVSVTLFLVFSLIGLTIVLAALTTLSRFWYLAGTIVFIVFLAFSRLEMLGAFGDANRALFLITVILYGGVTYYFHAFRPDFGIARRILGVGGVTAFLAILIALVAKTPLPGLTAASYSFPFWLLITVLFLIVVSTEIMAALVWLSTSGSVSKGKSGLVNFLVISILYLVLLILLYLRNTKQIDWELTLVSPVFLALTAAILGIWGFRRRADSTDGIIPFRSTGFWLYIGMFIIAVSFTTYMSATANDPVLETLEDVVVQGQLAMSVLFLFYVLINFYPLFQQKLAVYKVLYKPLRFGLTQTRLFGFTILIVLFSIQRLLPVNQAIAGYFNGLGDLHANTEEFSLSEQYYKLAVQQEFQNHKSNYALASLALRQGDRNAAAFYFRQSLLKNPSPQAYSGLSGILVQENLFFDAVYSLQEGVRTFPKSGELLNNLGMLYFKTNVADSAYYYLARAEETTKRAEIPATNLLAILAKNTDSGLLDSLATASEKRDYLSWQANWLAVQNLRQNFSEEKFNKNAVPADSLLSASAFAYLLNYSVNQAKTDSFPAKLLPALAAKNPVLSQDLSLAALYSEFYSGNKLKALETLSGWADEDGEKSDLYHKILGHWLLQLGLYDQAIEALSVVEGVEGTIGMAVANALSDKKEVAVVLLDKIQEKEQNAAIEKLKQTLFSGAKPKSLTDSLLQLARKSPSDRNFDDAVRINPFDEKVISEASMYFRQKKSTAKAYKLVLDALRYNEYAPQLWEQYAYLSLEQGLIVQGNEGEEKVRQYALPADYQQFMTRYQPMRALIEKQRAEFQ, via the coding sequence ATGAAGGAATTTTTTTTCTGGAAAGTTTGGTCGCCGTCGGAGCGGAGGATGACGGCTGCGGCTTTCCTTGTTTTGCTTTTGGCGCTGATTTTTTTCGCTGTCAAAAGCATTGATCCATTAGGAAACGTTATTCGCTGGAATGTGATCAGCGAGCTGTCGGAAACGACTGCTGTAGTGGATGTCTTGCAACTCGGCGAATGGCAATATGGCGTTTCGACACCTTCACATTTGGTGACGGAAAGTTTTATGGCTTCGGTTATGGAGACTGACTTTGTATCTGTTACGCTGTTTTTAGTTTTTTCTTTGATAGGGCTGACAATCGTTCTGGCTGCATTAACCACATTGTCCAGATTTTGGTATTTAGCCGGAACAATCGTTTTTATTGTCTTCCTGGCATTCTCAAGGCTGGAAATGCTGGGTGCATTTGGAGACGCTAACCGGGCGCTTTTTCTGATAACGGTTATCCTTTACGGGGGCGTCACTTATTATTTTCATGCATTCAGGCCGGATTTCGGCATTGCAAGGCGTATTTTGGGTGTAGGCGGCGTCACTGCCTTTCTGGCTATCTTAATTGCTCTTGTTGCAAAAACCCCACTTCCAGGACTAACGGCTGCTTCCTATTCCTTTCCATTTTGGCTGCTTATAACGGTTCTGTTTCTTATCGTTGTTTCAACTGAAATTATGGCTGCGCTGGTTTGGCTTAGCACCAGTGGTTCTGTTTCGAAAGGCAAGTCAGGATTAGTTAATTTTCTTGTAATCAGCATTTTGTATTTAGTTTTACTTATTTTATTATATCTAAGAAATACAAAGCAAATCGATTGGGAATTAACACTAGTTAGCCCTGTTTTTCTAGCATTGACCGCTGCTATTCTAGGAATATGGGGTTTCAGACGCCGAGCGGACTCCACGGATGGCATTATCCCTTTCCGAAGCACTGGATTCTGGCTCTATATCGGGATGTTCATCATTGCTGTTTCCTTCACAACATATATGTCGGCGACGGCTAATGATCCGGTTTTGGAGACACTGGAAGATGTTGTGGTGCAGGGTCAACTTGCGATGAGCGTGCTGTTTTTGTTTTATGTTCTGATCAATTTCTATCCGCTTTTTCAGCAAAAACTGGCGGTATATAAGGTGCTTTACAAGCCGCTCCGGTTTGGACTCACTCAGACGCGCTTGTTTGGTTTTACAATCTTGATTGTTCTGTTTTCTATCCAAAGATTGCTGCCGGTGAACCAAGCCATTGCAGGATATTTCAATGGGTTGGGCGATTTGCATGCGAATACAGAGGAATTTTCGCTTTCGGAGCAATATTACAAGCTCGCCGTTCAGCAGGAATTTCAAAATCATAAATCCAACTACGCACTGGCTTCGCTTGCATTGCGGCAGGGCGACCGGAATGCGGCGGCTTTTTATTTCAGACAATCATTGCTTAAAAACCCCTCGCCACAAGCTTACTCCGGATTGAGCGGCATTTTGGTACAGGAAAATCTCTTTTTTGATGCCGTTTACAGCTTGCAGGAAGGCGTCAGGACATTTCCGAAAAGCGGCGAATTGCTCAACAATTTGGGCATGCTGTATTTCAAAACAAATGTGGCGGACTCGGCTTACTATTATCTCGCTAGGGCCGAAGAAACGACCAAACGCGCCGAAATTCCTGCAACAAATCTACTCGCCATTTTGGCTAAGAACACGGATTCGGGATTATTGGACTCTTTGGCGACTGCGAGTGAAAAGCGTGATTATCTTTCCTGGCAGGCAAACTGGCTTGCCGTGCAGAATTTGAGACAAAATTTTTCGGAGGAAAAATTTAATAAGAACGCTGTTCCCGCAGATTCGCTGCTAAGTGCTTCTGCGTTTGCTTACTTATTGAATTATAGTGTTAATCAAGCCAAAACTGACAGTTTTCCAGCGAAACTTTTGCCAGCATTGGCAGCAAAAAACCCGGTTCTGTCGCAGGATTTGAGCCTTGCAGCCTTATATTCTGAATTTTACAGCGGCAACAAATTAAAAGCCTTGGAAACGCTTTCCGGCTGGGCAGATGAGGATGGTGAAAAAAGCGATTTGTACCATAAAATATTGGGGCACTGGCTCTTACAGCTTGGCCTTTACGATCAGGCCATTGAAGCATTGTCGGTGGTGGAAGGCGTTGAAGGAACGATAGGAATGGCAGTGGCAAATGCTTTATCTGATAAAAAAGAAGTCGCGGTTGTGCTTTTGGATAAAATTCAGGAAAAAGAGCAAAATGCTGCCATTGAAAAATTGAAACAAACATTATTCTCCGGCGCAAAGCCAAAATCCCTCACTGATTCGTTGCTGCAACTTGCCCGGAAATCACCCTCAGACCGAAATTTTGACGATGCTGTACGCATAAATCCATTTGACGAAAAGGTCATTTCCGAAGCTTCTATGTATTTTAGACAGAAAAAATCAACTGCGAAGGCTTATAAACTGGTGCTGGATGCATTGCGGTATAATGAATACGCGCCACAACTCTGGGAACAATATGCGTATCTGAGTTTAGAACAAGGTTTAATCGTGCAGGGAAATGAAGGGGAGGAAAAGGTGAGACAATACGCATTGCCTGCCGATTATCAGCAATTTATGACTCGCTATCAGCCTATGCGGGCTCTTATCGAAAAACAAAGGGCGGAATTTCAGTGA
- a CDS encoding CopD family protein: protein MTYLHFKALHIIFVVSWFAGLFYMPRLFVYHTEARDKSEAERQILFAQFTKMEKLLWNAIMTPACWLTIIFGSIMLYITPAWLDQDWMRLKLLFVVGLLAYHSFTRKILLELRRGIFRFSSFQLRLFNEIATIFLFSIVFLVVLKNTVDWLWGVLGLVIFAVLMMTAVRIVKRIREK, encoded by the coding sequence ATGACTTATCTTCATTTCAAGGCACTTCATATCATTTTTGTCGTCAGCTGGTTTGCCGGGCTATTTTACATGCCGAGGCTTTTTGTGTATCATACCGAGGCAAGAGACAAATCCGAAGCAGAACGCCAGATCCTGTTTGCACAGTTTACCAAAATGGAAAAACTGCTTTGGAACGCCATTATGACGCCGGCTTGCTGGCTTACGATCATTTTCGGCTCCATTATGCTGTATATCACACCGGCCTGGCTTGATCAGGATTGGATGCGTTTGAAGCTGCTTTTTGTAGTCGGGCTTTTGGCTTACCATTCTTTTACGCGGAAAATTCTGTTGGAGCTGCGTCGCGGAATATTCCGGTTTTCGTCCTTTCAATTGCGACTGTTTAATGAGATTGCAACCATATTTCTGTTTTCGATTGTTTTCCTGGTCGTTTTAAAAAACACGGTTGACTGGCTTTGGGGCGTATTGGGGCTTGTTATTTTTGCGGTATTAATGATGACGGCAGTCAGGATCGTGAAACGGATCAGAGAGAAGTAA
- the atpD gene encoding F0F1 ATP synthase subunit beta has translation MANATNIGKITQVIGPVVDVSFEDSGLIPSILDALEVIKSNGQRVVLECQQHLGEDRIRTIAMDSTEGMQRGMAVTPLGSPIRMPVGEGIKGRLFNVIGEAIDGLTPLDNSNGISIHRSAPKFEDLATSTEILFTGIKVIDLLAPYVKGGKIGLFGGAGVGKTVLIQELINNIAKAYAGLSVFAGVGERTREGNDLMREMIEAGIIKYGDEFKHSMEEGGWDISKVDYNTLKDSQATFVFGQMNEPPGARARVALSGLTMAEYFRDGDGEGQGRDILFFIDNIFRFTQAGSEVSALLGRMPSAVGYQPTLATEMGQMQERITSTKRGSITSVQAVYVPADDLTDPAPATTFAHLDATTVLSRKVSEKGIYPAVDPLDSASRILNAETLGAAHYDCAQRVKNILQRYKELQDIIAILGMEELSDEDKLVVSRARRVERFLSQPFFVAEQFTGLKGTLVDINDTIKGFNLIMDGSYDHLPEMAFNLVGTIEDAQAKGEKMLAEATR, from the coding sequence ATGGCAAACGCGACAAACATAGGAAAAATTACGCAGGTAATTGGTCCGGTTGTAGACGTATCATTTGAGGATAGCGGACTTATTCCGTCGATCCTTGATGCGTTAGAAGTCATCAAATCAAACGGTCAGAGAGTAGTTCTTGAGTGTCAACAACACTTGGGCGAAGATCGTATCCGCACCATTGCAATGGACAGCACCGAAGGGATGCAGCGCGGAATGGCGGTTACTCCCCTTGGATCACCGATCAGAATGCCGGTTGGCGAAGGGATCAAAGGACGTTTGTTCAACGTGATCGGCGAAGCAATCGACGGACTTACACCGCTTGACAATTCGAATGGTATTTCAATTCACCGTTCAGCTCCTAAGTTTGAAGATCTTGCAACATCAACTGAAATCCTTTTCACAGGGATTAAAGTAATTGACCTGCTTGCGCCTTATGTAAAAGGAGGTAAAATTGGTCTTTTCGGTGGTGCCGGTGTTGGTAAAACCGTTTTGATCCAGGAATTGATCAACAACATTGCAAAAGCTTACGCAGGTCTTTCTGTATTTGCTGGTGTTGGAGAGCGTACCCGCGAAGGCAATGACCTGATGCGTGAAATGATCGAAGCTGGTATCATTAAATACGGCGACGAATTCAAACACAGCATGGAAGAAGGCGGCTGGGACATTTCAAAAGTGGATTATAATACTTTGAAAGACTCGCAAGCAACTTTCGTTTTCGGACAAATGAACGAACCTCCTGGCGCACGTGCCCGTGTTGCACTTTCAGGATTGACAATGGCTGAGTATTTCCGTGACGGAGATGGCGAAGGTCAGGGTCGCGATATTCTTTTCTTTATCGACAACATTTTCCGCTTTACACAAGCAGGTTCTGAGGTTTCGGCCCTTTTGGGACGTATGCCTTCTGCGGTGGGTTATCAGCCAACATTGGCAACGGAAATGGGACAGATGCAGGAACGCATTACATCTACAAAACGCGGTTCAATTACATCTGTACAAGCCGTTTACGTGCCTGCGGATGACTTGACTGACCCCGCTCCTGCGACAACATTTGCTCACTTGGACGCAACGACAGTATTAAGCCGTAAAGTTTCTGAAAAAGGAATTTACCCTGCCGTGGATCCACTCGATTCAGCTTCAAGGATTTTGAATGCGGAAACATTGGGTGCAGCACATTATGATTGCGCACAGCGTGTCAAGAACATTCTTCAGCGTTATAAGGAATTGCAGGATATCATTGCAATCCTTGGTATGGAAGAACTTTCTGACGAAGATAAGCTGGTCGTTTCACGCGCCCGTCGTGTTGAGCGTTTCTTGTCTCAGCCATTCTTTGTTGCAGAGCAATTCACAGGTTTGAAAGGAACATTGGTTGATATTAATGATACAATCAAAGGTTTCAACCTGATCATGGACGGAAGCTATGACCACCTTCCTGAAATGGCTTTCAACCTGGTTGGAACAATCGAAGATGCGCAGGCAAAAGGAGAAAAAATGCTTGCAGAAGCAACGAGATAG
- a CDS encoding DUF433 domain-containing protein — MNKQLLERITFNPNLCGGKPCIRNMRIRVTDVIELLANGLTAEQIVTEELPDLEPEDITACLLYAAIKLNHPVLQAA, encoded by the coding sequence ATGAATAAGCAACTCCTGGAACGAATCACATTCAATCCGAACCTATGCGGCGGCAAACCTTGTATTCGCAACATGCGTATTCGGGTAACTGATGTTATTGAGTTGTTGGCAAACGGGCTGACCGCTGAACAGATCGTAACAGAGGAACTTCCTGATCTTGAACCGGAGGATATCACCGCCTGCCTGCTATACGCTGCGATTAAATTGAACCATCCCGTTTTGCAAGCTGCTTAA
- a CDS encoding DUF5615 family PIN-like protein: MIILDAHIPPSLALWIASHYNIECYSARFLNLCAAEDWEIFTLAKERNAIVITKDDDFVSLLNIHGCPPKVIWLTCGNTSKERLREFCLKNCCKRWHCWNKPT, translated from the coding sequence ATGATCATACTGGATGCCCACATTCCGCCAAGCCTTGCATTGTGGATTGCCTCTCATTACAACATTGAATGTTATTCTGCCCGATTTCTAAACTTGTGTGCAGCAGAAGACTGGGAGATATTTACGCTCGCCAAAGAACGAAATGCCATCGTTATTACCAAAGACGATGATTTTGTCTCACTCCTGAATATACATGGATGCCCGCCAAAGGTTATCTGGCTCACTTGCGGTAACACTTCAAAAGAAAGACTAAGAGAATTTTGTCTGAAAAACTGCTGCAAGCGCTGGCATTGTTGGAACAAACCGACTTAG
- the atpC gene encoding ATP synthase F1 subunit epsilon, whose amino-acid sequence MHLEIITPDKKVFAGEANAVTLPGTEGQFQVLNRHAPLVSTLGKGDVVVDTGAAKQTYLIDGGVVEVLNNKVLVLAESVL is encoded by the coding sequence ATGCATTTAGAAATCATCACCCCAGATAAGAAAGTGTTTGCCGGAGAGGCAAATGCCGTTACATTGCCGGGTACTGAAGGACAGTTTCAGGTTCTAAACCGTCACGCACCGCTGGTTAGCACACTGGGCAAAGGTGATGTGGTTGTGGATACAGGAGCCGCAAAACAAACTTACCTGATCGATGGCGGCGTTGTAGAAGTGCTTAACAACAAAGTTCTCGTTCTGGCAGAATCTGTTCTGTAA
- a CDS encoding type II toxin-antitoxin system RelE family toxin yields MYKIIIKKSALKELENIPKPFRLKIITHIDALMNNPRPQGVRKLENFTNSYRIRIGNYRVIYSIEDDKLLIEVVKVADRKEAYKK; encoded by the coding sequence ATGTACAAGATCATAATCAAAAAATCTGCTTTAAAAGAGTTAGAAAACATTCCAAAACCATTCAGATTAAAAATCATTACGCACATTGATGCGCTCATGAACAATCCAAGGCCGCAGGGCGTCAGGAAACTAGAAAATTTTACAAACAGTTATAGAATCAGGATTGGTAATTATCGTGTGATCTATTCGATTGAAGACGACAAGCTTTTGATAGAAGTGGTTAAGGTTGCAGATCGAAAAGAGGCATACAAAAAGTAG
- a CDS encoding ABC transporter ATP-binding protein, translating to MKIIETTEISKRYVMGSEIIQALKSVTISVNKGEYVAFMGPSGSGKSTLMNIIGCLDTPTTGRYILNSKDVSDMTESELAEIRNKEIGFVFQTFNLLPRMSSLDNVALPLIYAGLNKSDRTEKAMLSLKNVGLENRAGHKPNELSGGQRQRVAIARALVNDPSILLADEPTGNLDSKTSYEIMDLFDQLYSKGNTIVMVTHEEDIAHYAHRIVRLRDGLVESDTTNPNPTKVSALV from the coding sequence ATGAAAATCATAGAAACCACTGAAATTTCGAAACGTTATGTGATGGGGAGCGAGATCATCCAGGCGTTGAAATCAGTCACAATTTCAGTTAATAAAGGTGAATATGTGGCCTTTATGGGTCCGTCGGGTTCTGGGAAATCTACGTTAATGAACATTATTGGCTGTCTGGATACGCCTACGACGGGTCGTTACATCCTCAACAGTAAGGATGTGAGTGATATGACAGAAAGCGAATTAGCTGAAATCAGGAATAAAGAAATCGGTTTTGTGTTTCAGACATTTAACCTTTTACCAAGAATGTCTTCGCTCGATAATGTTGCTTTACCGCTTATTTACGCTGGTTTGAACAAATCGGACCGGACAGAAAAAGCCATGTTATCACTTAAAAATGTTGGACTTGAAAATCGGGCCGGACACAAACCTAATGAGCTTTCAGGTGGGCAACGCCAGCGTGTGGCCATTGCCCGGGCGCTCGTTAACGACCCAAGCATCCTGCTGGCCGATGAGCCTACGGGAAACCTGGACTCTAAAACGTCCTACGAAATCATGGATCTCTTCGACCAGTTGTACAGCAAAGGCAACACGATCGTCATGGTAACCCACGAAGAAGACATCGCTCATTACGCCCACAGGATCGTCCGCCTGCGCGATGGTCTCGTCGAATCCGACACCACCAATCCAAACCCCACGAAGGTTAGCGCATTGGTTTAG
- a CDS encoding RluA family pseudouridine synthase, which produces MKINFKDLILFEDEDFLLVNKPPHLATLDERTADRGGSVLRLAKEYNSELQAAHRLDKETSGVLAFAKNPAAYRHLAMQFEHREVTKRYHAVANGIHNLDSISVYLPILQLKNGTAVKIDRAEGKTAETIFNTLKVYRGYTLVECIPITGRMHQIRIHLSCLKAPIVCDPQYGGEPIFLSSLKRKFNLKKETEEQPLIQRVALHAFALSFALMNGDPIRVEAPYPKDFEVLVKQLNKFGV; this is translated from the coding sequence ATGAAGATCAATTTTAAGGACCTGATATTATTTGAAGACGAGGATTTTTTGCTCGTTAATAAACCGCCGCATCTGGCCACATTGGACGAAAGGACAGCGGATAGGGGAGGAAGTGTGTTGAGATTAGCGAAAGAATATAATTCTGAACTCCAAGCGGCACACAGGTTGGATAAGGAAACTTCCGGCGTTCTTGCTTTTGCAAAAAACCCTGCCGCTTACCGGCATTTGGCGATGCAATTCGAGCACCGCGAAGTGACCAAGCGTTATCACGCTGTTGCAAACGGCATTCATAACCTGGACAGCATTTCTGTTTACCTGCCCATTTTGCAGTTGAAAAACGGCACTGCCGTTAAGATTGACCGGGCAGAGGGCAAGACAGCGGAAACCATTTTCAATACGCTGAAAGTTTATCGCGGATACACGTTAGTGGAATGTATCCCCATTACCGGGCGTATGCACCAGATACGCATTCACCTTTCTTGCCTGAAAGCGCCGATTGTTTGTGACCCGCAATATGGCGGTGAGCCAATTTTCCTTTCCAGTTTGAAAAGAAAATTCAATTTAAAAAAGGAAACGGAGGAACAACCTCTTATTCAGCGTGTTGCGCTACATGCTTTTGCGTTGTCGTTTGCTCTGATGAATGGAGATCCAATCCGGGTTGAAGCGCCGTATCCCAAAGATTTTGAGGTACTTGTGAAACAGCTCAATAAATTTGGTGTGTAG
- a CDS encoding pirin family protein, producing the protein MDTEAQIYLQSRRGHFQTEGYRAFYTFNFEHYEAENREPSGTLLALNDETLLPQFSRKVNVNEPVQIVLLPLVGAIEIDEGKGDVLYVDSGESLCVTVMPGDNFVMTNPYPYQSVNYLQIRLLADNPPIQKKAVNAFDLNNKNTLIPILDFVGSSGKQVIGKYEGRQDGLYICKNPANSIFIFIIEGAFEVQNRLLEKRDGLSLRNVSEVEFEALSNDAIILILESA; encoded by the coding sequence ATGGATACAGAAGCACAGATTTATCTTCAAAGCCGGCGAGGGCATTTCCAGACGGAAGGTTACCGTGCATTTTATACCTTCAACTTTGAACATTACGAAGCTGAAAATCGGGAGCCGTCAGGAACTTTGCTGGCTTTGAATGATGAAACGCTTTTGCCTCAATTTTCGCGGAAAGTTAATGTTAATGAGCCTGTTCAAATTGTTTTATTACCACTCGTGGGTGCTATTGAAATTGACGAAGGGAAAGGAGATGTGCTATATGTTGATTCCGGAGAATCACTTTGTGTTACGGTGATGCCGGGTGATAATTTTGTAATGACGAACCCGTATCCGTACCAATCCGTTAATTATCTACAAATCAGGCTTTTGGCAGATAATCCGCCGATCCAAAAAAAAGCTGTAAATGCCTTTGACCTAAACAATAAAAATACGCTTATTCCAATATTGGATTTCGTCGGCAGCTCCGGAAAGCAGGTAATAGGAAAGTATGAAGGACGCCAGGATGGCCTCTACATTTGCAAAAATCCAGCAAATAGCATCTTCATTTTCATCATCGAAGGCGCATTCGAAGTCCAAAACAGGCTGCTCGAGAAGCGCGATGGCCTTTCTCTGAGGAATGTTTCAGAAGTTGAGTTTGAAGCATTATCCAACGATGCGATTATTTTGATCCTGGAATCTGCTTAA
- the msrA gene encoding peptide-methionine (S)-S-oxide reductase MsrA, protein MNNEASSATLDENNVDMANTEIATFGTGCFWCTEAVLESLDGVKKVVSGYAGGSVANPSYKEVCTGNTGHAECVEVVYDPKVISYAELLEAFFRSHDPTSLNKQGNDVGTQYRSVIFYHNEAQQKLAEQAKAELDKSGAYSKPIVTEISKAPKFYVAEDYHQNYFANNPDQGYCAFVIAPKLDKFKKVFKEKLRKNI, encoded by the coding sequence ATGAATAATGAAGCGTCTTCGGCGACATTAGACGAAAATAATGTTGATATGGCGAACACAGAAATCGCTACTTTCGGGACCGGATGTTTTTGGTGCACAGAAGCCGTTTTAGAGTCTTTGGACGGCGTTAAAAAAGTCGTTTCAGGTTATGCCGGCGGTAGTGTGGCTAATCCGAGTTATAAGGAGGTTTGTACCGGGAACACTGGCCATGCGGAATGTGTAGAGGTTGTCTATGATCCAAAAGTGATATCCTATGCGGAACTTTTAGAGGCATTTTTCCGCAGCCATGACCCAACATCGCTGAATAAGCAAGGAAATGACGTGGGCACACAATATCGCTCCGTGATTTTTTATCACAACGAAGCGCAGCAAAAGTTGGCTGAGCAAGCAAAGGCCGAGTTGGACAAATCAGGCGCCTATTCCAAGCCGATCGTGACTGAAATATCGAAGGCTCCAAAGTTCTATGTAGCTGAGGATTACCACCAAAACTATTTTGCAAACAATCCCGATCAAGGTTATTGCGCATTTGTAATTGCGCCGAAGCTTGACAAATTTAAGAAGGTTTTTAAGGAAAAATTGAGAAAAAACATTTGA
- a CDS encoding anthranilate synthase component I family protein, with amino-acid sequence MSNPTFQISTRHKKLLADTLTPVSIYLKLRDRFINTILLESSDYHGNENSFTYICCDPVASFKLNQNVVTQQFPDGQQVNLTLEKPKDAVQTLYAFAQSFQSEKSSFPFISNGLFGHMTYDAVSYFEDITIQPASPETDIDQIFYQVYRYVIAINHFKNELYIFEHQYGDGEHESGIEQIEILIKNRNFPKYDFQIASDETSNVTDDEMRAVIQKGIDHCLRGDVFQIVPSRRFSRNFQGDEFNVYRALRSINPSPYLFYFDYGSYKIFGSSPEKQIFIKNGQAEIHPIAGTFRRTGDDQADAEAAQALLNDPKETAEHVMLVDLARNDLSRSCDAVKVTNYKEVQYYSHVIHLVSKVVGKMNEGVNPLQLVADTFPAGTLSGAPKHNAMKLIDQMETSNRSIYGGAIGFMDFNGDFNHAIAIRTFLSKNNTLFFRAGMGVVAKSNVESELQEINSKLAALRKAIDFAEEI; translated from the coding sequence ATGTCAAATCCTACCTTTCAGATATCAACCCGCCACAAGAAGCTTCTGGCCGACACATTAACGCCGGTTTCCATTTATCTCAAATTACGAGATAGATTTATCAACACCATTTTGCTGGAAAGCTCTGATTATCATGGCAATGAGAATTCATTCACTTATATCTGCTGCGATCCGGTTGCATCTTTTAAACTCAATCAGAATGTCGTCACGCAGCAATTTCCTGATGGACAGCAGGTTAATTTGACCCTGGAAAAGCCGAAAGACGCGGTGCAGACATTATATGCTTTTGCACAAAGCTTCCAATCGGAAAAGAGCAGTTTTCCTTTCATTTCCAATGGGCTTTTTGGTCACATGACTTACGATGCCGTAAGTTATTTTGAAGACATTACCATTCAGCCTGCAAGCCCGGAAACGGATATTGACCAGATTTTTTATCAGGTTTACCGATATGTGATCGCCATTAATCACTTTAAAAATGAGCTTTACATTTTTGAGCATCAATATGGAGATGGCGAGCACGAGAGTGGCATTGAGCAGATTGAGATTTTGATCAAAAACCGCAATTTTCCTAAATATGATTTTCAAATCGCCTCCGATGAAACGTCCAATGTGACGGACGATGAAATGCGGGCGGTGATTCAGAAAGGCATTGACCATTGCCTCCGCGGTGATGTGTTCCAGATTGTTCCTTCGCGCCGGTTCAGCCGCAATTTCCAGGGTGATGAATTTAATGTTTACCGCGCTTTGCGCTCCATTAATCCTTCGCCGTATTTGTTCTATTTTGATTATGGCAGTTATAAGATCTTTGGATCTTCGCCTGAGAAACAGATTTTTATCAAAAACGGACAAGCAGAAATTCACCCCATAGCAGGCACATTCCGCAGAACGGGCGATGATCAGGCGGATGCAGAGGCTGCGCAGGCGTTGTTAAATGATCCGAAGGAAACTGCGGAGCACGTTATGCTTGTTGATTTGGCAAGAAACGATTTGAGCAGAAGTTGTGACGCGGTGAAAGTGACGAATTATAAGGAAGTCCAATATTACTCGCACGTGATTCACTTGGTTTCCAAAGTCGTTGGGAAAATGAATGAAGGCGTAAATCCACTGCAACTGGTGGCGGACACATTCCCGGCGGGAACGCTTTCAGGCGCGCCCAAACACAATGCGATGAAGCTCATTGACCAGATGGAAACGAGCAACAGAAGCATTTACGGCGGCGCGATTGGTTTCATGGATTTCAATGGAGATTTCAACCATGCCATTGCCATCAGAACATTCCTGAGCAAGAATAACACATTGTTTTTCAGGGCCGGAATGGGCGTTGTGGCCAAATCAAATGTGGAAAGTGAATTGCAGGAGATTAACAGCAAACTGGCCGCTTTGAGAAAGGCGATCGACTTTGCGGAAGAAATCTAA
- a CDS encoding porin family protein — MKKILFSFLIAAVLGVTSEKAFAQFEKGDKLLNAGINLGGTYGGGGIGAGASFEGGVHDFISVGGQFDFVHWGYGGGIYGYGWNYNFISIGARGSYHFGKHFLTMDNLDLYAGPALGYRIASSSYDGIGYDAYGSGVFFGAFAGARYYFKPTMGVFAEVGYNASPLKAGITFKF, encoded by the coding sequence ATGAAAAAGATTCTATTTTCGTTTTTGATTGCGGCCGTTCTGGGCGTAACTTCAGAAAAGGCTTTCGCCCAATTTGAAAAAGGAGATAAATTATTGAATGCGGGTATCAACCTTGGTGGAACTTACGGCGGCGGCGGAATCGGTGCTGGTGCCTCCTTCGAAGGTGGTGTACACGACTTTATTAGTGTCGGAGGGCAATTTGACTTTGTACACTGGGGTTACGGCGGCGGAATTTATGGTTACGGCTGGAACTACAATTTCATTAGCATTGGTGCGAGAGGTTCATACCATTTCGGAAAACACTTTCTAACCATGGATAATCTTGATCTTTATGCTGGTCCTGCATTAGGTTACCGTATTGCTAGTTCTTCTTATGATGGCATAGGCTATGATGCTTACGGAAGCGGTGTTTTCTTCGGAGCATTTGCAGGAGCACGTTACTATTTCAAACCAACAATGGGTGTTTTTGCAGAAGTTGGTTACAATGCATCTCCTTTAAAAGCTGGTATTACATTCAAGTTCTAA